Proteins co-encoded in one Theileria equi strain WA chromosome 3, complete sequence genomic window:
- a CDS encoding hypothetical protein (encoded by transcript BEWA_008960A), with product MRDTGVAMFIWDFYKLVLWFITLTYWRRETILQRWNYSRIPQYLYPLHYLSLSASTAEISLFILEANDFKDIFATAVFWINSFMLPPFLLLSKWLFFSHLSFLQVYWMHGFIVWIKFFLWFNQLIAKTKDGSEKAKCIFRISLGISIMACGFAGAMYVMQGVHPDAEDGGFGYIIGQYASFFYLAIITFSTVGYGDMAPSTIQAKISAICFIFWMLMWVPMTINRTIQLVTGKNRLIGHLSSWAGIKRFILIIGDVDPFQLSQFISRIYYSSQKLLVSHKSICSSRRIVVLTPNDIDIYNNQVTQAYTLGVPLCIMRGDIDLGSDLGTLETIRAQYASSIFVLSSFKGSDLRKRDVKTAVRAIGVKKYGCNSENIMIQYCSSIGHNIFSRPFGSAVSLHELKISIITKNIICPGIITLIINLTLSYNNIGQSLSSKRDPSGIYQSYLNGVEKVICVHKIPENFKGVTFESLCNTFYKLNGLIMIGVIDADEPDSYKINPSGTEYYIKDGDSGIFILDSTNSPSFSQEAETNESVVINRNSLLSNFIKSGILKIKGQNLSDFADYETTNEDYEAPKEILKMDSLVPSENTTQHTKKLERGVMVVNSITTACKYVFKNRSLPIIAIIGFSDFVSQLLMYFETVELFNIVIMGHKISTMLNLGYLERFKDFLAVIDVDLMKQSDVIAAEFHKANYFYITPNLVESSSDFDRDLTTIVIYRQIKSILVCTMFYFTVNLQKSLQSMDAESVTSMFNLVELENLFNVTYLDDSKWTQLNILKERVDSSLVYINSREYATGQLISDEMLYNVIMTSFSTIDNFTLYNILLDMVSVPGSKRKCNGVELINIGELNISGVRRTFGVVFQHLLSERNAIMIGIYRIEMNPMDNFVICAPGPNFLVHNSDMVGLKIPFDNIQAYIISKSDQLFC from the exons ATGCGCGATACTGGAGTAGCCATGTTCATATGGGATTTCTACAAGCTCGTTTTGTGGTTCATTACACTAACTTattggagaagagagaCAATATTACAAAGATGGAATTACAGTCGTATTCCACAGTATCTGTATCCGCTGCACTACCTCAGTCTATCGGCATCCACTGCAGAGATATCGCTCTTTATTCTAGAGGCGAACGATTTTAAGGATATATTTGCTACCGCAGTGTTTTGGATAAATTCCTTCATGCTTCCTCCTTTTTTACTCTTGTCAAAATGGCTATtcttcagccatttgtCATTTTTGCAGGTTTACTGGATGCATGGATTTATAGTTTGGATCAAATTTTTTT TGTGGTTCAACCAACTCATTGCAAAGACAAAAGATGGTTCAGAAAAGGCAAAATGCATCTTTAGAATTTCATTGGGAATATCCATAATGGCATGCGGATTTGCCGGAGCCATGTATGTTATGCAGGGAGTACATCCAGACGCGGAGGATGGAGGTTTTGGCTATATAATAGGACAATACGCTTCTTTCTTCTACCTTGCCATTATCACATTTTCCACAG TCGGTTATGGTGATATGGCACCGTCAACTATACAAGCAAAGATATCCGCAATTTGCTTCATTTTTTGGATGCTCATGTGGGTACCCATGACCATTAACAGAACCATCCAATTAGTTACGGGAAAAAATAGATTAATTGGTCACTTGTCATCATG GGCTGGAATTAAACGCTTCATATTGATAATTGGTGATGTGGATCCATTTCAACTTTCTCAATTTATCTCAAGAATATATTACTCCTCGCAAAAACTGTTAGTTTCGCATAAATCCATATGCTCATCTAGGAGAATTGTTGTTTTGACTCCAAACGATATTGACATTTACAATAACCAGGTCACACAGGCTTACACCCTTGGTGTTCCACTTTGTATTATGAGAGGTGATATAGACTTGGGCTCGGATTTAGGCACTTTGGAGACAATTAGGGCTCAGTATGCATCTTCTATCTTTGTTCTTTCCTCTTTCAAAGGCTCGGATTTAAGGAAACGAGATGTGAAGACGGCTGTCAGAGCCATTGGAGTTAAAAAATACGGATGCAATAgtgaaaatataatgatTCAGTATTGCTCCTCTATAGGTCacaatatattttccagaCCATTTGGGAGTGCAGTGAGTCTGCACGAGCTGAAAATATCGATCATTACAAAGAATATAATATGCCCCGGAATCATTACCTTGATAATTAACTTAACATTAAGCTATAATAACATTGGGCAATCTCTCTCATCTAAAAGAGATCCTTCGGGCATATATCAATCGTATCTTAATGGAGTTGAGAAAGTTATATGTGTACACAAAATAccagaaaattttaaaggtGTCACTTTTGAG TCCCTTTGCAACACATTCTACAAACTCAACGGGCTTATTATGATTGGTGTAATTGATGCAGATGAACCAGACTCGTACAAAATAAATCCTAGTGGAACAGAGTATTATATTAAAGATGGAGACTCTGGTATTTTCATATTGGATTCAACAA attctccaaGTTTTAGCCAAGAGGCTGAAACAAACGAATCAGTTGTGATAAACAGAAATTCTCTGCTATCAAACTTTATTAAAAGTGGAATTTTGAAGATAAAGGGTCAGAATTTGTCTGATTTTGCAGACTATGAGACTACAAACGAGGATTATGAAGCTCCAaaggaaattttaaaaatggacTCCCTTGTACCATCTGAGAATACTACACAACATACCAAGAAGCTGGAGAGAGGAGTTATGGTTGTAAACTCCATAACTACAGCATGCAAATATGTCTTTAAAAATAGATCGCTTCCCATAATCGCCATTATTGGCTTTTCAGATTTTGTATCGCAACTTTTAATGTACTTTGAAACGGTTGAACTCTTTAACATTGTTATCATGGGTCACAAGATATCCACAATGTTAAATTTGGGTTACTTGGAACGCTTCAAAGATTTTCTCGCAGTAATCGATGTTGACTTGATGAAACAATCCGATGTAATTGC AGCTGAATTCCACAAGGCCAactatttttatattaCTCCAAACTTAGTTGAAAGTTCATCGGATTTCGATAGAGACCTCACCACTATTGTAATTTATAGACAAATAAAGAGCATTTTAGTTTGTACAATGTTTTATTTTACAGTAAACTTACagaaaagtttgcaatCTATGGATGCAGAGTCGGTGACAAGTATGTTCAATCTTGTGGAGCTTGAGAATTTATTCAATGTGACGTATCTGGATGACTCAAAATG GACACAAttgaacattttaaaggaaCGTGTGGATTCGTCCCTCGTCTATATAAATTCCCGCGAGTATGCCACAGGACAGTTGATTAGCGATGAAATGCTCTACAATGTAATAATGACATCATTTTCAACTATTGACAATTTTACGCTTTACAACATCCTTTTGGATATGGTAAGCGTCCCTGGATCGAAaaggaaatgt AACGGGGTTGAGCTTATAAATATCGGTGAACTTAACATCTCTGGTGTTAGGAGAACGTTTGGAGTTGTTTTTCAACATTTGTTGTCTGAAAGGAATGCCATAATGATCGGAATATACAGAAT AGAAATGAATCCAATGGATAATTTTGTAATTTGTGCACCTGGGCCAAACTTTTTGGTACATAACAGTGATATGGTTGGTTTAAAGATACCATTTGACAATATACAGGCTTATATAATATCCAAAAGTGATCAGCTATTCTGCTAG
- a CDS encoding hypothetical protein (encoded by transcript BEWA_008970A): protein MSRESLYKITNKPVTKGIITLILIVLYITSLFITVITASESDSKVVEIIPTIVGAIGFFLTIYAANWCRIEISKRSHENNVDG from the exons ATGTCTAGGGAGTCTCTTTACAAGATCACAAACAAACCAGTCACCAAGGGGATTATAACTCTAATCCTAATTGTCCTCTACATAACATCTCTATTCATCACCGTAATCACAGCATCTGAAA GTGACAGTAAAGTGGTAGAGATCATCCCTACCATAGTTGGCGCCATTGGATTCTTCCTTACCATTTACGCAGCCAATTGGTGTAGAATAGAGATTAGCAAACGGTCACATGAGAACAATGTCGACGGGTAG
- a CDS encoding hypothetical protein (encoded by transcript BEWA_008980A) produces MELGVPKGPEFGRLKKGHSVQLPNGQMVHSSQVCGEGLEGTRVLITDCKAEEVSLYLERAKLDIENIYYIFYLADPGNVPENLKHVLCDQTYGNRSYIPLYPSACRNYAYNETFPHAFPKPIECRGFYPDRNLKGHSYPPLTKFYMHPINSSIDTTEVLRETFEDDMIKYSDIENVKKSKDSLPCTWESTDEYRFIFLGTGCSYPSVYRNVSAILLHMKNNSFLFDAGEGTILQLLRSSSDHKDFVSKLISIRTIFISHSHADHHLGLYSLLAMQEHYRRDAMDDSVTTVIAPKTVYKFLTQYKERIMDINYDFVYTGNSQVSVNGFLVDMFNVIHIEDSFGVKVSHPEIGKVVYSGDTRPCENLIRYAQGVDFLIHEATFTECDFDNAVKSNHSTFLEALEIAKKCSVKTLILTHFSQRYQELGDARYNAILAHDLMSIPLKCGHNS; encoded by the exons ATGGAACTGGGTGTACCAAAGGGCCCAGAATTTGGAAGGTTGAAAAAAGGACATTCGGTACAACTTCCAAATGGACAAATGGTACACTCAAGTCAAGTTTGTGGAGAGGGTTTAGAGGGTACAAGGGTTTTAATTACAGACTGCAAGGCTGAAGAAGTTTCACTTTAT CTGGAACGAGCCAAACTGGATATTGAGAACATTTACTATATCTTTTATCTTGCTGATCCTGGCAATGTTCCTGAAAATTTAAAGCATGTTTTGTGTGATCAGACCTATGGCAATAGAAGCTATATTCCTCTATATCCGTCGGCATGTAGAAACTATGCATATAATGAAACCTTTCCTCATGCTTTCCCAAAACCCATAGAATGCAGAGGATTTTATCCTGACAGGAATTTAAAGGGGCACTCATATCCACCACTAACAAAGTTCTATATGCATCCTATAAATAGCAGTATTGATACCACCGAGGTTCTTAGAGAAACTTTTGAG GATGATATGATAAAATATTCTGATATCGAAAACGTAAAAAAGAGCAAGGATTCATTACCTTGCACCTGGGAATCTACAGACGAATACAGATTCATATTTCTCGGAACAGGGTGTTCTTACCCATCAGTTTACAGAAATGTTTCTGCTATATTATTACATATGAAGAACAATT CATTCCTATTTGATGCGGGGGAAGGAACAATTTTGCAGTTGCTAAGGAGTAGCTCGGATCACAAGGATTTTGTTTCAAAGCTCATTTCTATAAG GACAATTTTCATATCGCATTCCCATGCAGATCATCACTTGGGACTTTATAGCCTATTGGCTATGCAGGAACATTACAGGAGGGATGCAATGGATGACTCTGTGACAACTGTCATTGCTCCCAAAActgtttataaattcctAACACAGTACAAAGAACGCATAATGGATATTAACTACGATTTCGTCTACACTGGCAATTCTCAAGTTTCAGTAAATGGGTTTTTGGTAGACATGTTCAACGTTATACACATTGAAGActcctttggagtaaaAGTATCGCATCCAGAGATTGGAAAAGTTGTATACTCTGGAGACACTAGACCTTGCGAAAACCTCATTAGATATGCGCAAGGTGTTGATTTTCTCATACATGAGGCAACATTTACGGAGTGTGACTTTGAcaatgctgtaaagagcAATCATTCCACGTTTTTGGAGGCTCTGGAAATTGCGAAAAAGTGCAGCGTGAAGACCCTCATTTTGACGCACTTTAGTCAACGATACCAGGAGCTTGGAGATGCGAGATATAACGCAATACTCGCACATGATTTGATGAGTATACCGCTCAAATGCGGACATAATTCCTAG
- a CDS encoding hypothetical protein (encoded by transcript BEWA_008990A) — MSYVQPIGWHNELVPPSLQIFTNGCIFIFNVGENSQRFRLCNKLGLGKIRYIFLTSLNTLTFCGLPSLILSLDGCNVEHVTIFGPPNTRKVVYALLGTFLEL; from the exons ATGAGTTACGTTCAGCCTATAGGATGGCACAATGAACTGGTTCCTCCTTCGCTTCAAATATTCACAAACGGCTGCATCTTTATCTTTAATGTTGGCGAAAACAGCCAGAG ATTCCGCCTGTGTAACAAATTAGGGCTCGGGAAGATACGATACATTTTTCTAACCAGTCTAAATACCTTGACGTTTTGCGGGCTGCCGAGCTTGATACTGTCTCTAGATGGTTGTAATGTGGAACATGTTACAATTTTTGGGCCTCCTAATACAAGGAAAGTTGTCTATGCACTGCTAGGAACGTTTCTGGAATTGTAA
- a CDS encoding hypothetical protein (encoded by transcript BEWA_009000A) gives MAHLEEFADKISKLVKDEWYSIKPVNSKEWEQEFEENVENILHGQNTPRFYTCRNEITHLDKSKLSEITPQEKFKTCYEIHNMMEGLWLEGKKRIKAIDQEGSLNLKDVVEYGMRLRSTTYSPPENINTADPTHHYDIFPQYHFLGVPNMDQMHASKLFSLNTLAVQAKPPIITFERISEKTQKMLLTCETKGAVIHFQTLRENPNIRCPQTGRPMVYTTEPVVYDETRNYQFKTNCNPFTVRAWSVAEGLKDSRVVEIVYGGGKEEVKEDHFGLMLDR, from the exons ATGGCACACCTCGAAGAGTTTGCAGACAAAATCTCAAAACTTGTCAAGGACGAATGGTATAGCATCAAACCGGTCAATTCCAAGGAATGGGAACAAGAATTTGAAGAGAACGTAGAAAACATACTACATGGCCAAAACACACCGAGATTCTACACCTGCAGGAATGAG ATTACACACCTTGACAAGTCAAAGTTGAGTGAAATTACACCCCAAGAAAAGTTCAAAACGTGCTACGAAATCCATAACATGATGGAAGGACTCTGGCTCGAAGGTAAAAAGAGAATCAAAGCCATTGACCAGGAAGGTTCACTAAATCTGAAAGATGTTGTAGAATATGGGATGAG GCTCCGCTCTACAACGTACTCACCTCCAGAAAATATCAACACAGCAGATCCTACACACCACTATGATATTTTTCCACAATATCACTTTCTCGGAGTTCCAAATATGGATCAAATGCATGCGTCTAAGCTATTTAGCCTAAACACCCTCGCAGTGCAAGCTAAACCCCCAATAATTACGTTTGAACGAATTTCAGAAAAGACACAAAAAATGCTATTGACCTGTGAAACAAAAGGGGCCGTTATACACTTTCAAACTTTGAGAGAAAATCCAAATATAAGATGTCCACAAACCGGAAGACCGATGGTTTACACCACCGAACCTGTCGTTTATGACGAAACCAGGAACTATCAGTTCAAAACAAATTGTAATCCATTCACCGTAAGAGCATGGTCTGTAGCTGAAGGATTGAAGGATTCTAGAGTAGTCGAAATTGTATATGGAGGAGGAAAGGAAGAAGTAAAGGAAGATCATTTTGGACTAATGTTGGACAGATGA
- a CDS encoding serine esterase family member protein (encoded by transcript BEWA_009010A) — MSTKHSGVSEYVQVIFDKWYMQIQLDTVVHAYILGFDFKTLTYDSIDEPEDYMYWNKMLKSCNNKNVHTWFNGYDFNKVDKTCKENKGNGLPKIFSLPVSEFVYSLLEHYSKQKSDLVDSNGESSPCDFNKTTSVSLDSPAKNCAGIRLVYFLYAKILAENCHKISKMILNRDRKDVSHSIKAPSTGLDIEDLFLFDKPGVIEIADGLSVVSSEEIGSVTFSFQNLDAEICRLMESVAENLGIVSSYDNHLHIPACKSVKFMMKDILIDDSAEEDLVDKALGALRNNLANIRTFLILLWEQFLNFQRTLPAFDLYGKDYWYKRGLLFKELLSQADSDKALSLLKPLNLTDEHHFFIADTFPYVIDSPGSLQIDPSSKYVENDYSGHIIILVHGYGGNPITVRGFRNNILTIFRGTKCIVPLCIKNDYNQPIEILAERLSQEIEDNLRSQDSSSIKKISFVTHSLGGILVRSALKYMAPYLDKLHAFITISTPHIGYPVGHRQELFPTCMSLYASIKKAKCLNEMLMKGTSHSKEYRDSLLYKLSHYKCISNFKKIVLIGVKNDKKAYAYSALINASELKPNEVVACEMEANILENVDLNNLKRIKVSYKYAKKYLHEANKHLRKIAGRGYYAHSNIMDERIVNRILLGILYDTF; from the exons ATGTCCACAAAACATTCAGGAGTGAGTGAATACGTTCAAGTTATATTTGACAAGTGGTATATGCAAATACAGCTGGATACAGTTGTGCATGCATATATACTTGGATTTGATTTTAAGACTCTCACCTATGACAGCATTGATGAGCCTGAAGATTATATGTATTGGAACAAAATGCTCAAATCTTGCAACAACAAGAATGTCCATACGTGGTTTAATGGCTATGACTTTAACAAGGTAGACAAAACGTGCAAGGAAAATAAAGGAAATGGATTGCCAAAGATATTCTCACTACCCGTTTCAGAATTTGTATATTCCCTTTTGGAACACTACTCCAAGCAGAAGTCTGACCTTGTCGATTCAAATGGAGAGTCTTCCCCCTGTGATTTTAATAAGACTACCTCAGTCTCACTTGATTCTCCTGCTAAAAACTGTGCTGGAATACGCTTGGTATACTTTTTATatgccaaaattttggcGGAAAACTGTCATAAAATCTCCAAGATGATTCTGAACAGGGATCGAAAGGATGTTTCACATTCTATTAAAGCTCCATCCACTGGTCTAGATATCGAAGATTTATTCCTATTTGATAAACCAGGAGTTATAGAAATTGCAGATGGTCTTTCTGTGGTATCATCTGAGGAGATAGGAAGTGTTACATTTTCATTTCAAAATCTAGATGCAGAAATATGCAGACTCATGGAAAGCGTAGCAGAAAATCTAGGGATAGTATCTTCATATGACAACCATCTTCACATACCGGCGTGCAAAAGTGTCAAATTTATGATGAAGGATATTTTAATCGATGACTCTGCTGAAGAGGATTTAGTGGATAAAGCACTCGGGGCCCTGCGTAAT aattTGGCGAATATCCGcacatttttgatattaTTGTGGGAGCAATTCTTGAATTTTCAAAGGACATTACCAGCCTTTGATTTATATGGTAAGGACTATTGGTACAAGAGAGGCTTGCTCTTCAAGGAACTTCTCAGCCAAGCTGACTCAGATAAAGCGCTATCACTATTGAAACCTCTAAACCTAACAGATGAACATCattt CTTCATCGCGGATACATTTCCGTATGTTATAGATTCTCCAGGATCTTTGCAAATAGATCCCTCCAGCAAATATGTGGAAAATGATTATTCTGGTCATATTATAATATTGGTACATGGCTACGGAGGCAATCCAATTACTGTCAGAGGATTCAGAAACAATATATTGACAATATTCAGGGGAACTAAATGCATTGTACCCTTGTGCATTAAAAATGACTATAATC AACCTATAGAGATATTGGCGGAACGTTTGTCACAGGAGATTGAGGATAACCTTAGATCACaagattcttcctctatCAAAAAGATATCCTTTGTAACACACTCCTTGGGAGGGATACTTG TGAGAAGTGCGCTAAAATACATGGCTCCATACCTTGACAAACTTCACGCCTTCATAACGATTTCCACTCCTCACATAGGCTATCCTGTTGGACATAGGCAGGAACTTTTTCCCACATGCATGTCCTTATATGCATCAATAAAAAAGGCAAAATGTCTGAATGAAATGCTCATGAAGGGCACTTCACATTCTAAAGAATACAGGGATAGCTTATTATACAAACTCAGTCATTACAAG TGTATATCcaattttaaaaagattGTGTTGATTGGAGTAAAGAATGACAAAAAGGCCTATGCGTATTCCGCTTTAATAAATGCTAGTGAATTGAAACCAAATGAAGTAGTGGCTTGTGAAATGGAAGCtaatattttggaaaatgtagatTTAAATAACTTGAAGAGGATAAAAGTATCGTACAAATATGCTAAAAAATACCTACACGAGGCTAACAAGCATCTTCGTAAAATTGCCGGTAGAGGTTACTACGCACATTCCAATATTATGGATGAGAGAATTGTGAATAGGATACTTTTGGGTATACTCTACGACACCTTTTAG
- a CDS encoding hypothetical protein (encoded by transcript BEWA_009020A): MSYSKLLSGDFFESQNVFTVDLGQEEHYLIPENPDEIPVFMYSNDYIPGYKVYQHHITLLIQSCSYKVRRFLYNGVEQKLPTNLEGVWSVFVLVPRKDCSKLIVKVNVSRILNMHIPHCFSVFFVREADDEWAIYLWKECTCTAEDFQKILDVFNISLNPEDPEFSDGKLEKLKLEDFESKVEEVILPESPQKKSIWSRSIKRISKICS, translated from the coding sequence ATGAGTTATTCAAAGTTGTTAAGTGGTGACTTTTTTGAATCGCAAAATGTATTCACTGTGGACTTAGGCCAAGAAGAACATTATCTTATCCCTGAAAATCCTGATGAAATACCGGTATTCATGTACTCAAACGATTATATTCCAGGATATAAAGTGTATCAACATCATATAACGTTGTTAATACAGTCATGTTCCTACAAAGTACGCAGATTTCTTTACAATGGAGTAGAGCAAAAACTACCAACAAACCTCGAAGGTGTATGGTCTGTTTTTGTCCTAGTCCCACGAAAAGATTGCTCAAAACTCATTGTAAAGGTAAACGTATCaagaattttgaatatGCATATACCACACTGCTTTTCAGTCTTTTTCGTAAGGGAAGCAGATGATGAATGGGCGATATACTTGTGGAAAGAATGCACCTGTACTGCTGAAGATTTTCAAAAGATCTTGGACgtttttaatatttcaCTAAATCCAGAAGACCCAGAATTTTCCGATGGGAAGTTGGAGAAGTTAAAActtgaagattttgaaaGTAAAGTCGAAGAGGTTATACTCCCAGAGAGTCCTCAAAAAAAGAGCATATGGTCTCGTTCAATTAAGAGGAtatcaaaaatttgcagTTAG
- a CDS encoding hypothetical protein (encoded by transcript BEWA_009030A), with protein sequence MNEHRSKNKGSKPKKSKKPRHKMEKVVFNDEVEVIHVEDSYSDGIEFEDPNIPQEDVVSVDSSDENPVEQAQELEEKADNHEKVTDVIEESVITTEDIQEGAVTESCSNNAHRTANAIEPGMTHNEILQMTRLNAQKLLKGVMDNDNYHRRRTEHINNIELSLNAHKRKLERTRDKYHLPLFRHFTPAKVALEKRETGAIKNFPFIFSKTVQEHLLFAERTKEKFESMFEKVSTNKVQVSKETDNLGMNSMITKPKKESTVTPENAGQEHEKVYDCSWSEPSIKTSSDSDWDKVTNISSGRSFTRIDSSRSLSSRSLPSVVPESTSIFSRVYENFRTFCRNFCVQDNTLQDTLSYYIHCYA encoded by the coding sequence ATGAATGAACATCGTTCAAAGAATAAAGGCTCAAAGCCAAAGAAATCAAAAAAACCGCGTCATaagatggaaaaggttGTTTTTAATGATGAGGTAGAAGTTATACATGTGGAAGATTCGTATTCTGATGGCATAGAGTTTGAGGATCCAAACATTCCACAGGAAGATGTTGTTTCTGTGGATAGTTCTGATGAGAATCCAGTAGAACAAGCTCAAGAGTTGGAGGAAAAAGCTGACAATCACGAGAAAGTTACCGATGTTATTGAGGAATCTGTAATTACAACTGAAGATATTCAAGAAGGAGCTGTCACTGAGTCATGCAGTAACAATGCTCACAGAACCGCAAATGCGATTGAACCTGGAATGACCCACAATGAGATTTTGCAAATGACACGCTTAAATGCTCAAAAGTTGTTGAAAGGGGTCATGGATAATGATAATTATCATAGAAGAAGGACGGAACATATCAATAACATTGAGCTATCTTTAAATGCACATAAAAGAAAATTGGAACGTACAAGAGATAAATATCATTTACCACTCTTTAGGCATTTTACACCGGCCAAAGTTGCATTGGAAAAGAGAGAAACAGGAGCAATAAAAaactttccatttattttctCTAAAACAGTTCAGGAACACTTACTGTTTGCAGAAAGAACTAAGGAAAAATTTGAGAGTAtgtttgaaaaggttaGCACTAACAAGGTCCAGGTTTCCAAGGAAACAGACAATCTTGGTATGAACTCAATGATTACCAAACCCAAAAAGGAGAGTACTGTGACACCAGAGAACGCAGGACAAGAGCATGAAAAAGTTTATGATTGTTCGTGGAGTGAGCCAAGCATAAAGACGTCATCAGATTCTGATTGGGATAAGGTTACAAACATTTCTTCCGGTAGATCATTCACTAGGATTGATAGTAGTCGTTCCCTATCCTCAAGATCTTTGCCATCAGTTGTACCAGAGTCTACTAGTATATTCTCCAGGGTTTATGAGAATTTCAGAACCTTTTGCCGGAATTTTTGTGTGCAGGACAATACTTTACAAGACACACTTTCCTATTATATACACTGTTATGCATAA
- a CDS encoding signal peptide-containing protein (encoded by transcript BEWA_009040A), producing MKSSTVLYMLLLVRLCSCKGPDNQAGDTKEDLSASSAQANQNVQEAEQSGSVSNLDSIYIDNPDGRLCRHFDFHLDSIPTRLVVVQNKIANKVFFEKETIFATKPGEIIEFIQIYMDKDKNPGLAYIVTSASGTLLGKVLGPGEGKWKLFEGNYHEKICSMRNIQDSSSDFILDLDDKKDTDECKVIEVELLGVPSYLYFPKLGQNADKVIHGEQVIWESCGIERLMHCDMYTGRSGQPLLLVVTNNGDQDHSYFLEKEDGEWKPIDLDKFSNKFKDMITEFVKLNYQVV from the coding sequence ATGAAGTCGTCTACAGTTTTGTACATGCTGTTGCTTGTCAGATTGTGTAGTTGTAAAGGCCCTGATAATCAGGCCGGAGATACAAAAGAGGATCTATCCGCAAGCAGTGCTCAGGCCAATCAAAATGTTCAGGAAGCCGAACAATCTGGAAGTGTTTCCAATTTAGACAGTATTTATATTGACAATCCTGACGGAAGGCTCTGTAGACATTTTGACTTTCACTTGGATTCTATCCCAACCAGACTTGTGGTTGTACAAAATAAGATTGCGAACAAGGTGTTCTTTGAAAAAGAGACGATTTTTGCTACTAAGCCTGGTGAAATCATAGAGTTCATTCAGATCTATATGGATAAGGACAAAAATCCTGGACTAGCATACATTGTAACAAGCGCTTCTGGAACTCTACTTGGGAAAGTCCTTGGACCTGGTGAGGGTAAGTGGAAGCTTTTTGAAGGAAATTACCACGAAAAAATTTGCTCCATGAGAAATATTCAGGATTCTTCATCTGATTTTATCCTGGATTTAGACGATAAAAAGGACACTGATGAATGTAAAGTAATAGAAGTAGAACTATTGGGAGTACCAAGTTATCTCTACTTTCCAAAGCTCGGACAGAATGCGGATAAGGTGATACATGGGGAGCAAGTGATATGGGAAAGTTGTGGGATTGAACGACTAATGCACTGTGATATGTATACTGGCAGAAGTGGGCAACCACTTCTTCTCGTGGTAACAAACAACGGTGACCAAGATCACTCGTATTTCCTCGAGAAGGAGGACGGAGAATGGAAACCTATTGATTTAGACAAGTTCTCTAATAAATTTAAGGACATGATAACtgaatttgtaaagttAAATTATCAAGTAGTATAA